GCGACGGCGGCCGCCTCCGGACTCCAGCCGTCCGCGCACCAGCGGGCGACGAAGGCTGGGCTCGCCGCGGCCCGGTAGACCATCGAGCCGAGCGGACGGGACGTGCACCCCTGCACCGGCTCCGGATCGGACCCGATCGCCGCCAGCGCCGTCCCGTCACGGAGACGGTCGAGAGTGTGCTCCTGGTCGTCGATCGCCAGCTGGTACGCGACGCCGTCGAGCCGGGCGAGCGCGGGCAGCACCCAGGTGGCGAGGGAGTCGGCGTTGACGACGAGCGGGAGCGGCGTGCTGGTCGTGTCGTCTGCACCGGCGAGTTCTGCCGCGGCCTCCGCCTCCAGCAGGGTCAGCTGACGGGCCAGGCGAAGCAGGACGCTGCCCGCCTCGGTCGGCTCGACCGGCTTGCTGCGCCGGACGAGCACGCGCCCGCTCTGCTCCTCGAGCGCCTTGATGCGCTGACTGACCGCCGACGGGGTGATGTGGAGCGCAGCGGCGGCCGCCTCGAAGGTTCCACCGTCCACGACGGCGGCGAGGGTCCGCAGGTGCTCCACGTTGGCCGCCATATGAAGGGATGCTAATGCATCATCACGAACCTGAGCTGTACTTAGTCGACGCACCACCCTAGCGTCGAGGGGTGCTCGCAACGTTCTTCACCGGCCTCGGGTCGGCCGCATCCCTCATCGTCGCCATCGGCGCGCAGAACGCCTTCGTCCTCCGTCAGGGGCTGCGCCGCGAGCACGTCCTGCCGATCGTCGTCATCTGCGTCGTCAGCGACGCCCTGCTGATCGCGGCGGGAGTGGCCGGCATCGGCGTCCTGGTGAAGAACGCTCCGATCGCGCTCGAGGTCGTCCGCTGGGCCGGCTTCGCCTTCCTCCTCGGCTACGCCGTCTTCGCCGCGCGCCGGGCCCTCAAGCCGGAATCGCTGACCGCCTCCGGCGCCGTAGCCGGATCCCTCGCCGCCGCCGTCGGCACCTGCCTCGCGATCACCTGGCTCAACCCGCACGTCTATCTCGACACCGTGCTGCTGCTCGGCTCGCTCTCGGCCTCGCACGGCGACCCCGGCCGCTGGGTGTTCGGAGCGGGCGCTGCCACCGCGAGCCTGCTCTGGTTCGGTCTGCTCGGCTTCGGCGCGCGGTTCGCCGCTCCCGTGTTCGCGAAGCCGATCGCCTGGCGCATCCTCGACGGCGGGATCGCGGTGCTGATGGTCGTGCTCGCGATCCTGCTGGTCGTCTAGACCGGCAGGCCGCGCAGCTCAGCGGAGCGCGTCGAGGTGCGCCGCCAGCACGCCGACGGCCCGCCGGCGCTCCTCCGGTCCGTCCTCCCACAGCAGGTGGAGCGCGACACCGTCGACCAGGGCGTGCAGCCGGTCCGCCTCGACCGACGCATCCCGTCCGGCCCGCAGCTCCCCCGTTCGGTCCAGCTCCGCGAGGAGACCGGCGCACAACTCGCGAATGGCGGAGTTGAACTCGAGCAGCACCGGTCGAAGCTGTCCGCTGCTGAGCGCCAGGGCTCCGAGCTGCAGGTGTGCGGTCAGTTCGACGCGCCGTTCCTCGTCGAGGGGCAGCAGTTCCTCCAGGACGGCGAGCACGGCCGTCCTGCCCTCGCCGCGAACCCGTTCGATGCGACGTGTCGCGTTCTGCCGGATGTGCTCGAGGCAGAACCGGCGCAGCGCATCCTGCTCGGGGAAGGCCCGGCGGAGGGATGCGGTGGCGATGCCCGCTTCGGCCGCCACATTGCGCACCGACAGCCCCGCCAGGCCGTCGCGCGCAAGCACGCGCAGCGCCGCCTCGGCGATCTCGCGGTCGCGCTCCTCGTGGTCGATCAGCCGCGGCATCGTCAGCCCCTCGACACGGCCGGCCGCGCGGTCTTCCTGGGCCAGATCGTGTAGCTGACCGCCCAGAGCACATCGATGCCGAGGATCACTCCGAGGAGGGGGAAGAACCCGAGCAGCTCCGCGGTGCGCACGGGAGCTCCGACCACGAGGATCAGCACCCCGAGGATGGCCCCGGCGACGGCGCACGCGAGCAGCGTTCGCGCGGCGTCCTTCCAGCAGGCGACCGTGTACGCCCACCCCGTCGGCTTCGGACGCGGCTCGGCACCACGGAAGCGCTGCGCGAACTTCGCGTCGGCCCAGGCGATCATCCGGTGCCCGTAGGCGACCGAGATGCCGATGTAGAGGGCGGCGAGGCCGTGGTGCCAGGATGCCGTGGCCCCTCCGATCAGGTCGGCGGCGACCAGCACCAGCAGCACGACATCAATGAGCGGCGCGGCGATGAGAAGCGCGGCGCCCACGCGGGGTTTCCCGGCCGGATAGCGGGCGATCAGGCCGGCGACGATGGCCACCCAGAATCCGATCTCGCATGCCACGATCGCCAGCAGAATCATCTCGTCCCCCGAACCCCTCAGTGTTAGCACGACTGTACCAACAAAACGCGATGGGAGCGAACGCGGGCAAACAAAAAGGCCGCCCGACTGGGCGGCCTTTCCGGTTCTGGTGGAGCTAAGGAGATTCGAACTCCTGACCTCTTCGATGCGAACGAAGCGCGCTACCAACTGCGCCATAGCCCCGGGGAACTGCTTAGAAACAATAGCACCCCTCGCGGGTCCCGTCGAAATCGAGCACGGCTCAACTGGCCGCTCGGCGACGACGCAGGACCGCGTCCAGGTCCATGCTGCCGGTGTCTGCCTCGTCGAGAATCCCCATGCTCGCGTAGCGGCTCGGGACGGTCGTCGCAGCGGGCGCGGAGGCCACTGCCGAGGACACCGCAGAGGCCGATGCTGAGGCCACCGCGGACGCGACAGCGGACGGGCCCGTCGACTCCGCGACCGGCCGCTCCACGGCCCGCAGCGGCACCGGCGCAGCCACCGGAGCGGGCGGTGCGACCTCGGCCGCCCTCCGCTCGAACTCGGCGCGGGCGGCCGCGCGGCGCAGCTCCGCCGCGGCATCCACCGACGCCATCGCGGCGGCCGCGACCGTGCCGGGCGACAGGTGCAGCGGCTTCGGGAGCGGGCGGGGCGTCCAGCTCTGACGCAGCCGCTCCTGCACCGGGACGTCGTCGTGCTGAGCGTCGTCGTAGAGCTCCGGCGCGACGACGGACGTGCGCACCAGGGGCTGGGCGACCGCGGAGGCGCGGTCGGGCCGCGCGAGGCGGCCGAGCATCCATCCGGAGAGCGCGACCGCGCCGAGCGAGGCGGCGGCGAGCAGCCATGCTCCGGTCTCGAAGAGCAGAACCGTGCCCGAGACCAGCCCGATCAGGCCGGCGACGAGCACGAGGGTCGAGAGTCCGCGCGCCCGCCGGAGACGGCGGCGGCGCTGCGGCGACAGCACCGGACGAGCGGTGGATGTGGCGAGCACACGAGCGCGCTGCGCGGCAGCCGCGCGGGCGGCACGCTCCAGGGCGATCGCCTCCGCTGCGGCCCGCTCCGCCTCCTCCGCGGCACGGCGGCGCTCCTCGGCGAGGGCCTGCTCGCGGCGTGCGTGGGCGGCGGCCTCCGCGCGGGCGGCGGCGAGGGTCTTCTGCTCCGACTTGCGGAGGATGCGCTGCTGCTCGGCGACCGTCCGGGCGGTGGCCTCGAGGCGCACCTCGTCGGGAAGTTCGCTGGTCTCGGCAAGGATGCGCAGCGTCTGCTGCAGCCGCACGGCGTTCCGCTCCGTGGCGAGGTACTCCCGGCGGCGCAGCCACACCGGGACCAGATAGGCGAGCCACAAAGCGGCCGCGAGCGCGACGACGACCCCACCGCCCATCACATCCCCGTTCATGTCCTCTACGGTAGGGGCGGCGACGGCCGAGCCTCGGTCACCCGCGGGGGTGTGTCACCCGATCCAGCGCGCTTTCAGCACATTTCCACCGGAAGCACCCGGCTGAGCGGCCCGGGGATGAGAACCGGCTCAGTAATGCCGGGCGATCGGCAGCGGGATGGCCGCCGCCGCGCGGTCCTCCGCGGGCACGACCGCCGCGTCCTCGGGGACGTTGTGGTCGAGCCAGCGGCGCAGCACGCCCTGGGTCAGCTCCTCGGACACCAGCGCGAAGCAGAAGTGGTCGCGCCAGTCGCCGTTGATGTGGATGTAGCGGCGCCGCAGCCCCTCGTAGCGGAAGCCGAGCTTCTCGACCACGCGCAGGCTCGGGCCGTTCTCGGGCCGGATGCAGATCTCCATCCGGTGCAGTCCCAGCTGGTAGAAGCAGTAGTCGGTCGCCAGCGCCACCGCGGTCGGGGTGATGTTGCGACCGGCGAACTCCTCGGCGATCCAGTAGCCGATCGTCGCGCTCGACAGCGAGCCGTACGCGATCGACGAGACGTTCAGCTGCCCGGCGAGCCGGCCGTCCCACTCGACGATGAACGGCAGGCCGTGCCCGGCGCGCGCGTTCGCCAGCAGGGAGCGGATGCTCGCGCGGGTGTCGAACGACCCGGGCGCGTACGGGCTCGTCGCCTCCCACTGCCGCAGCCAGCTGCGGTTGTCGAGCAGCGACCGTTCCAGCGGCCGCGCGTCGCGCAGACGGATGGGACGCAACCCCACGCGACCCTCGGTGAGGGTGGGGACGACGAGCGCCAACGGAGTCCTCCTTCGGCCGGCCGTCAGCGGGACCGGTCGGACAGCGTCTGGATGGGCCCGGTCGGGTCGACGGGCATCTCCTCGACGAACTCCACGGGCTCGTCTTCGAGCTCCGCCGCGAACTCGCGGAGCCACGGGCGCAGCTCCGGGCCGAGGTCCTCGCGGTCGACGGCGAGGCGGACGATCGCCTTGATGTAGTCGAGTCGGTCGCCGGTGTCGTAGCGGCGGCCGCGGAAGACGACGCCGTAGACACCCCCGGTCCAGTCGGGCGCCTCCGCCATGGACTGCAGCGCGTCGGTCAGCTGGATCTCGCCGCCGCGACCCGGCTCGGTGCGCTCCAGGACGTCGAAGACCTCCGGGCGCAGCACGTAGCGGCCGATGACGGCGTAGTTCGAGGGGGCGTGCTCCTTGTCCGGCTTCTCGACGAGGCCGGTGATGCGGACGACATCCTCCTCGTCCGTCGTCTCGACAGCGGCGGCGCCGTACAGGTGGATGGAGTCGGGGTCGACCTCGAGGAGGGCGACGACGCTGGCGTGGCGCTGCGACTGCACGGTCAGCATCCGGCTCAGCAGATCGTCGCGCGCGTCGATGATGTCGTCACCGAGCAGCACCGCGAACGGCTCGCGGCCGACGTGCATCTTGGCCCGCAGGACGGCGTGGCCGAGACCCTTCGGGTCGCCCTGGCGCACGTAGTGCATGTCGGCGAGGGCGGTGGAGTAGTTGACCTTCTCGAGCCGGTCGGTGTCGCCCTTCTTGGTGAGGGTCTCCTCCAGCTCGGCGTTGCGGTCGAAGTGGTTCTCGAGGGCGTTCTTGTTGCGGCCGGTGATCATCAGGACGTCGTGCAGGCCCGCATCCACGGCCTCCTCGACGACGTACTGGATGGCGGGCTTGTCAACGACCGGCAGCATCTCCTTGGGCATCGCTTTCGTCGCCGGGAGGAAGCGGGTTCCGAGGCCGGCTGCGGGGATCACTGCTTTCGTAACGCGGTCGTGATTTGCCATGCCGCCTACAGTATCCGCATTTCGGCGGAGCACAGGATGGCATCTCCTAGGATTG
Above is a window of Leifsonia sp. 1010 DNA encoding:
- a CDS encoding LysR family transcriptional regulator ArgP, with the protein product MAANVEHLRTLAAVVDGGTFEAAAAALHITPSAVSQRIKALEEQSGRVLVRRSKPVEPTEAGSVLLRLARQLTLLEAEAAAELAGADDTTSTPLPLVVNADSLATWVLPALARLDGVAYQLAIDDQEHTLDRLRDGTALAAIGSDPEPVQGCTSRPLGSMVYRAAASPAFVARWCADGWSPEAAAVAPMLVFDRKDALQDRYLDAFAPGARPPRHYIPASTQFVEAAVHGLGWGMLPDLQADALVASGALVVLDDERTAEVPLYWHQWSLRSAALDAVAAAIGEEAGRVLRPTGSPARGRARPRNDRRSRV
- a CDS encoding TetR family transcriptional regulator C-terminal domain-containing protein, encoding MPRLIDHEERDREIAEAALRVLARDGLAGLSVRNVAAEAGIATASLRRAFPEQDALRRFCLEHIRQNATRRIERVRGEGRTAVLAVLEELLPLDEERRVELTAHLQLGALALSSGQLRPVLLEFNSAIRELCAGLLAELDRTGELRAGRDASVEADRLHALVDGVALHLLWEDGPEERRRAVGVLAAHLDALR
- a CDS encoding GNAT family protein; translation: MALVVPTLTEGRVGLRPIRLRDARPLERSLLDNRSWLRQWEATSPYAPGSFDTRASIRSLLANARAGHGLPFIVEWDGRLAGQLNVSSIAYGSLSSATIGYWIAEEFAGRNITPTAVALATDYCFYQLGLHRMEICIRPENGPSLRVVEKLGFRYEGLRRRYIHINGDWRDHFCFALVSEELTQGVLRRWLDHNVPEDAAVVPAEDRAAAAIPLPIARHY
- a CDS encoding LysE/ArgO family amino acid transporter: MLATFFTGLGSAASLIVAIGAQNAFVLRQGLRREHVLPIVVICVVSDALLIAAGVAGIGVLVKNAPIALEVVRWAGFAFLLGYAVFAARRALKPESLTASGAVAGSLAAAVGTCLAITWLNPHVYLDTVLLLGSLSASHGDPGRWVFGAGAATASLLWFGLLGFGARFAAPVFAKPIAWRILDGGIAVLMVVLAILLVV
- the galU gene encoding UTP--glucose-1-phosphate uridylyltransferase GalU produces the protein MANHDRVTKAVIPAAGLGTRFLPATKAMPKEMLPVVDKPAIQYVVEEAVDAGLHDVLMITGRNKNALENHFDRNAELEETLTKKGDTDRLEKVNYSTALADMHYVRQGDPKGLGHAVLRAKMHVGREPFAVLLGDDIIDARDDLLSRMLTVQSQRHASVVALLEVDPDSIHLYGAAAVETTDEEDVVRITGLVEKPDKEHAPSNYAVIGRYVLRPEVFDVLERTEPGRGGEIQLTDALQSMAEAPDWTGGVYGVVFRGRRYDTGDRLDYIKAIVRLAVDREDLGPELRPWLREFAAELEDEPVEFVEEMPVDPTGPIQTLSDRSR